A genomic region of Luteibacter aegosomatissinici contains the following coding sequences:
- the greA gene encoding transcription elongation factor GreA: MSATRPPMTAVGADRLRDELEYLKRVKRPEIVAAVAEARAHGDLKENAEYHAAREMHGFNEGRINELEAALSNSEIIDTERLTVGSRIVFGAIVDLIDLDNDAEVTYQIVGDLEADIKKNLIAVSSPIARALIGKNEGDEFDFNAPNGTKTYEIKGVRYK, translated from the coding sequence ATGAGCGCAACCCGTCCTCCCATGACCGCGGTAGGTGCCGACCGCCTGCGTGATGAACTGGAATACCTGAAGCGCGTGAAGCGCCCGGAAATCGTTGCGGCCGTGGCTGAAGCCCGTGCGCACGGCGATCTGAAGGAAAACGCGGAGTACCACGCTGCGCGCGAGATGCACGGCTTCAACGAGGGCCGGATCAACGAGCTGGAGGCCGCGCTTTCCAACTCCGAGATCATCGATACCGAGCGCCTCACCGTGGGCTCGCGCATCGTGTTCGGGGCCATCGTGGACCTGATCGACCTGGACAACGATGCCGAGGTGACCTACCAGATCGTGGGTGACCTGGAAGCGGACATCAAGAAGAACCTGATCGCCGTGAGTTCACCGATCGCGCGTGCGCTGATCGGCAAGAACGAAGGCGACGAGTTCGACTTCAACGCGCCGAACGGCACGAAGACGTACGAGATCAAGGGCGTTCGTTACAAGTGA
- a CDS encoding Ohr family peroxiredoxin has protein sequence MEPRAPHVSFLDRYHGDAFQPLYTADVTVTGGVAAHARASGIARSSDGELDVALRLPMALGGPGGGTNPEQLFAAGFAACFHGALTLLAERSSIAIPDAAVKARVTFGRDPVDGQFTLVADVRIALPGVARPLAEELVRCTERLCPYAKMARQGIDCTVALEP, from the coding sequence ATGGAGCCCAGGGCGCCCCACGTTTCTTTCCTCGACCGGTACCACGGCGATGCCTTCCAGCCGCTCTATACGGCAGATGTCACCGTGACAGGTGGTGTTGCCGCCCACGCGAGGGCATCGGGCATCGCACGTTCTTCCGACGGCGAACTGGATGTCGCGTTGCGCCTGCCCATGGCCCTCGGTGGCCCTGGTGGTGGGACGAATCCCGAGCAACTGTTCGCGGCGGGATTCGCCGCGTGCTTCCACGGCGCGCTTACGTTGCTCGCCGAGCGTTCCTCGATTGCCATACCGGATGCAGCCGTGAAGGCCCGGGTCACGTTCGGCCGTGACCCGGTGGACGGCCAGTTCACGCTCGTGGCGGATGTGCGTATTGCCCTGCCCGGTGTCGCGCGGCCGCTCGCGGAGGAGCTGGTGCGTTGTACCGAGCGGCTCTGCCCGTACGCCAAGATGGCCCGCCAGGGTATCGATTGCACGGTCGCTCTGGAGCCCTGA
- a CDS encoding carboxymuconolactone decarboxylase family protein, protein MSDRLDYQLQSPEFTRKLVELSMAQRKGSSIEPGLKHMLDLRASQINGCGFCVDMHVKEAIAGGERQLRLHHVAIWRESDQFTPRERAALAYTEALTHLKPEGITDELYKTVREQFSEKELSDLTFAIMTINAWNRVNVAFHTVPGSLDKAYGLDKVAVG, encoded by the coding sequence ATGAGCGACCGTCTCGATTACCAGCTGCAATCGCCCGAGTTCACCAGGAAGCTGGTCGAACTTTCGATGGCGCAGCGCAAGGGCAGCAGCATCGAGCCCGGCCTGAAGCACATGCTCGACCTGCGTGCCTCACAGATAAACGGCTGCGGCTTTTGCGTCGATATGCATGTCAAGGAAGCTATCGCTGGCGGCGAGCGCCAGCTGCGCCTGCACCACGTGGCCATCTGGCGCGAATCGGACCAGTTCACCCCGCGCGAACGTGCCGCGCTGGCGTATACCGAAGCCCTGACCCACCTCAAACCGGAAGGCATCACGGACGAGCTCTACAAGACCGTACGCGAGCAGTTCTCGGAAAAGGAGCTCTCCGACCTGACCTTCGCAATCATGACCATCAACGCCTGGAATCGCGTCAACGTGGCGTTCCACACCGTGCCGGGCTCGCTGGATAAGGCCTACGGACTGGACAAGGTCGCCGTCGGCTGA
- a CDS encoding SDR family oxidoreductase, with product MKILVIGGTGLIGSKVVARLREHGHDAVAAAPSTGVNTLTGEGLDAAMAGVHTVVDVANSPSFAADDVMHFFTTAGHNIAAAERKAGVAHHVALSIVGTDRKPGNAYFAAKDAQEGIIRDAGVPYSIVRATQFLEFTGGIANEAGQGPAISVSTGGIQPIAAEEVAAAVADAAMAPPINGFTEIAGPEALPMDELVRRYLRAKGDARQVKGDPGAPYFGGVISWGSLLPGPGAHLGKVGLDAWLAAQSAGAHGAA from the coding sequence ATGAAGATCCTTGTTATCGGCGGTACCGGCCTTATCGGCAGCAAGGTGGTCGCGCGCCTGCGTGAACACGGCCACGACGCGGTGGCCGCGGCACCTTCCACTGGTGTGAATACGCTTACGGGGGAAGGGCTCGATGCCGCGATGGCGGGCGTGCATACCGTGGTGGATGTGGCGAACTCGCCATCCTTCGCCGCGGATGACGTGATGCATTTCTTTACCACCGCCGGGCACAACATCGCCGCGGCGGAGCGCAAGGCTGGCGTGGCGCATCACGTGGCCTTGTCCATCGTGGGTACCGACCGCAAGCCGGGCAACGCCTACTTTGCGGCCAAGGATGCGCAGGAAGGGATCATTCGTGACGCGGGGGTGCCCTACAGCATCGTGCGCGCCACGCAGTTCCTCGAATTCACAGGCGGTATCGCCAACGAGGCGGGGCAGGGCCCGGCTATTTCCGTATCGACCGGAGGCATCCAGCCTATTGCCGCCGAGGAGGTCGCCGCCGCCGTCGCCGACGCAGCCATGGCCCCGCCCATCAACGGGTTCACCGAGATTGCTGGGCCAGAGGCCCTCCCCATGGACGAACTCGTGCGGCGCTATCTGCGCGCCAAGGGCGACGCACGCCAGGTGAAAGGCGATCCCGGCGCACCGTATTTCGGGGGCGTCATCAGCTGGGGTTCGCTGCTACCTGGCCCAGGCGCGCACCTGGGCAAGGTGGGTCTCGATGCGTGGCTGGCCGCCCAATCCGCAGGCGCGCACGGCGCAGCCTGA
- a CDS encoding cupin domain-containing protein, translated as MNAIYKIAALGLLVATGSALAHGDEHAPTTVQPKVTLLSNHDMPDVPGKEITTITVDYPPGVVEHVHHHDANAIVYVLEGNIIEGVQGQPEQHLKAGDTFYEGPNDTHTIGRNASQTEPARFVVFIVHDKGKPIVLPGAKGR; from the coding sequence ATGAACGCCATCTACAAGATCGCCGCGTTGGGTTTGCTCGTTGCCACAGGCAGCGCGCTGGCACACGGTGACGAACATGCACCCACGACGGTGCAGCCGAAGGTCACCCTGCTCAGCAACCACGACATGCCCGACGTGCCGGGCAAGGAAATCACCACCATTACCGTCGACTACCCACCGGGCGTGGTCGAGCACGTGCACCACCACGACGCCAACGCCATCGTCTACGTGCTGGAAGGCAACATCATCGAAGGTGTGCAAGGCCAGCCGGAGCAACACCTGAAGGCCGGCGATACCTTCTACGAAGGCCCCAACGACACCCACACCATCGGCCGCAACGCCAGCCAGACCGAGCCTGCCCGGTTCGTGGTCTTCATCGTCCACGACAAGGGCAAGCCCATCGTGCTGCCGGGCGCCAAGGGTCGGTAA
- a CDS encoding sigma factor-like helix-turn-helix DNA-binding protein translates to MDTHDTMPSPIADAYSQVGCDRVWTEFQAALQQVPPLPRLAFLLSDVLGKPLDEVAALLGRDGRACRQLIDDARSRLRALHAGTHGDTP, encoded by the coding sequence ATGGATACCCACGACACCATGCCGTCGCCCATCGCAGACGCCTACAGCCAGGTTGGGTGCGACCGTGTCTGGACCGAGTTCCAGGCGGCCCTGCAGCAGGTGCCCCCGCTGCCTCGCCTCGCCTTCCTGCTGAGCGATGTGCTTGGCAAGCCCCTTGATGAAGTTGCCGCCTTGCTCGGTCGCGATGGACGGGCATGCCGCCAGCTGATCGACGACGCCCGATCGCGCCTGCGTGCCCTGCACGCCGGCACCCATGGAGACACGCCATGA
- a CDS encoding RNA polymerase sigma-70 factor: MSTATATFTALRPRLHGIAYRMLGSVPEAEDVVQDVWLRWHGADAERIENAEAWLVAATTRRAIDQLRAARTRREHYVGIWLPEPVLTDDSATPEDLQELASDVSVAFLALLERLAPEARAAFLLREVFDEDYPEIAHVLGKSEAACRQLVHRAREQLRDERPRFEVNRALHADLVQRFAGAMASGDFRGMREILAPDAVLMGDGGGFVSSFPKPMEGGVRIAQLLYAPSIRNDRGMRVEVASVNGELAVLRYFGGALESVQTFATEGGRITAIHVQRNPEKLSRFVAGQAGFKAV; the protein is encoded by the coding sequence ATGAGCACCGCTACCGCCACCTTCACCGCCCTGCGCCCCCGGCTGCACGGCATTGCCTACCGCATGCTCGGCTCAGTGCCCGAGGCCGAGGATGTGGTGCAGGACGTGTGGCTGCGCTGGCACGGGGCGGATGCGGAGCGGATCGAGAACGCCGAGGCGTGGCTGGTGGCGGCCACCACCCGCCGCGCCATCGACCAGTTGCGGGCGGCGCGGACCCGACGCGAGCACTATGTAGGCATCTGGCTCCCCGAGCCGGTGCTCACCGACGATAGCGCGACACCGGAAGACCTGCAGGAGCTGGCCAGCGATGTATCCGTGGCGTTCCTTGCCCTGCTCGAGCGCCTTGCCCCCGAGGCCCGCGCGGCGTTCCTCCTGCGTGAGGTGTTCGACGAGGATTACCCCGAGATCGCCCACGTACTGGGCAAGAGCGAGGCCGCCTGCCGGCAGCTCGTTCACCGTGCCAGGGAACAACTGCGCGACGAGCGGCCCCGGTTCGAGGTGAACCGGGCCCTGCATGCGGACCTGGTGCAACGCTTCGCCGGGGCCATGGCCAGTGGCGATTTCCGCGGCATGCGCGAGATCCTCGCACCGGATGCCGTGCTGATGGGCGACGGTGGCGGGTTTGTCTCCAGCTTCCCCAAGCCAATGGAAGGGGGTGTGCGCATCGCCCAGTTGCTTTACGCGCCCAGCATCCGCAACGACCGCGGCATGCGCGTGGAAGTCGCCAGCGTCAATGGCGAACTGGCGGTACTGCGCTACTTCGGTGGCGCACTGGAATCGGTACAGACCTTCGCAACCGAAGGCGGCCGGATCACGGCGATCCACGTACAACGCAATCCTGAGAAGCTGTCGCGCTTCGTCGCAGGCCAGGCAGGATTCAAGGCCGTATAA
- a CDS encoding GGDEF domain-containing protein, which translates to MPVSRWIRHALFLLAVPVAGMAAAHAEAARTPAQAAEMLERADQVKHADFDGFTHLLQDAAPMRAQMDAATATKLAFLEGWRATWVGDFDKGRGLLESVADTSPDAVLRVRALATLINLFGVSHRYEDAFRRLNQMQELLPSIRDARARFAALGEASQLLSSAGQFDAAEAYAKQMVDQPPEDETECKGMQHLLRARSEANRLVSIDPEYQRAIVSCDKAGDTVFADTMRADIGSFYLRHGQPRAAIDLLEPHRDDLRDTSYATLLAEFDASLASAYLAMDDLANARRYALSAVAGSVRDEFTDPKRTGFKVLYEVEQRLGNAQAALNYHEQYMAADKAYLDDISARSLAFQIVDQQVVARKAEVDALNKKNEILRLSNALDKKEVETGRLYIFVLGLCLVGIVALVLRLRRSQLRFMRMARRDGLTGICNREHFVEQSERVLAYGARSDRGACLILFDLDHFKNVNDTWGHSVGDEVLKRAVDVCRRALHACDVFGRLGGEEFAVLLPDCSPAQARARAEQLRLSISATSATPSRPELLVTASFGVASTLQCGFELHRLLVVADGALYRAKRSGRNCVFMGDSGDIPDSPYPVAASG; encoded by the coding sequence ATGCCTGTGAGCCGCTGGATCCGCCATGCATTGTTCCTGTTGGCCGTACCCGTTGCGGGTATGGCGGCCGCGCATGCAGAGGCGGCCAGGACACCTGCGCAGGCCGCCGAGATGCTGGAGCGCGCCGACCAGGTCAAGCACGCCGATTTCGACGGCTTCACTCATTTGCTCCAGGATGCCGCCCCCATGCGGGCGCAAATGGACGCGGCAACCGCCACGAAACTCGCGTTCCTCGAGGGATGGCGTGCGACGTGGGTGGGTGATTTCGACAAGGGCCGCGGCCTGTTGGAGAGCGTGGCCGATACGTCGCCTGATGCGGTGTTGCGCGTCCGCGCACTCGCCACCTTGATCAACCTGTTCGGCGTGTCCCACCGTTACGAGGACGCCTTCCGCCGCCTCAACCAGATGCAGGAGCTGCTGCCGTCAATTCGTGATGCGCGGGCGCGCTTCGCCGCACTGGGCGAGGCGTCACAGTTGCTCAGTTCGGCCGGGCAGTTCGATGCGGCCGAAGCGTATGCGAAGCAGATGGTGGATCAACCGCCGGAAGATGAAACCGAATGCAAGGGTATGCAGCACCTGTTGCGTGCCCGCAGCGAGGCGAACCGGCTGGTATCGATCGACCCGGAATATCAGCGCGCCATTGTCTCGTGCGACAAGGCGGGTGACACGGTGTTCGCCGATACCATGCGCGCCGACATCGGGTCGTTCTACCTCCGCCATGGCCAGCCGCGGGCCGCGATCGACCTGCTTGAACCGCACCGTGATGACCTGCGCGATACCAGCTACGCAACCCTGCTTGCAGAGTTCGATGCGAGCCTGGCGAGCGCCTACCTGGCCATGGATGACCTGGCGAATGCGCGGCGTTATGCCCTTTCCGCCGTGGCGGGCTCGGTGCGTGACGAGTTCACCGACCCGAAGCGCACCGGCTTCAAGGTGTTGTACGAAGTGGAGCAGCGGTTGGGCAATGCGCAGGCGGCGCTTAATTACCACGAACAGTATATGGCGGCGGACAAGGCGTACCTGGACGATATCAGCGCACGCAGCCTGGCCTTCCAGATCGTCGATCAGCAGGTGGTGGCTCGCAAGGCCGAAGTGGATGCCCTGAACAAGAAGAACGAGATCCTGCGGCTGTCCAATGCGCTGGACAAGAAGGAAGTGGAAACCGGTCGCCTGTACATCTTCGTGCTGGGTCTTTGCCTGGTCGGTATCGTGGCGCTGGTGCTGCGCCTGCGCCGTTCCCAATTGCGCTTCATGCGCATGGCGCGCCGGGATGGCCTGACGGGCATCTGCAACCGCGAGCATTTCGTGGAGCAGTCGGAGCGGGTACTTGCGTACGGTGCGCGGTCGGATCGTGGGGCGTGCCTGATCCTGTTTGACCTGGATCACTTCAAGAACGTGAACGATACCTGGGGCCACTCGGTGGGCGACGAGGTGTTGAAGCGTGCGGTGGATGTGTGCCGCCGTGCGTTGCACGCATGTGATGTGTTTGGCCGGCTGGGCGGTGAGGAATTCGCGGTGCTGTTGCCCGATTGCAGTCCGGCGCAGGCGCGGGCGCGTGCGGAGCAGCTGCGTTTGTCGATCTCGGCAACGTCGGCGACGCCGTCGCGGCCGGAGTTGCTGGTGACCGCGAGCTTTGGGGTGGCGTCCACGTTGCAATGCGGTTTTGAGTTGCACCGTTTGCTGGTGGTGGCGGATGGCGCGCTTTACCGCGCCAAGCGCTCCGGTCGCAATTGCGTGTTCATGGGCGATAGCGGGGACATCCCGGATTCGCCGTACCCGGTCGCAGCCTCGGGCTAA
- the ykgO gene encoding type B 50S ribosomal protein L36 produces MKVLSSLKSAKSRHRDCKVVRRRGKVFVICKSNPRFKARQR; encoded by the coding sequence GTGAAGGTGCTTTCTTCTTTGAAGTCCGCGAAGTCGCGTCACCGTGACTGCAAAGTCGTTCGCCGTCGCGGCAAGGTGTTCGTGATCTGCAAGTCGAACCCGCGTTTCAAGGCCCGTCAGCGCTAA
- a CDS encoding LysR family transcriptional regulator produces MNVTPFPQAARVGADALTSSFSASYAGVIAFIAVVNEGSFARAADRLGIGRSAVSRSVQKLEQQVGARLFSRTTRSTSLTPEGSLFFENCQPGVERIAQALEDMRELREGPPRGRLRISAAVGFGRKVVAPLLHGFRAAYPDVAVELLLDDRPADFITDHVDVAFRNGRMEDSQVIARQIVPMRMFLCASPGYLARYPAPRSLDDIAAHECLGYRLTNGRTFDWEFRVDGRDKKVRPASMLSFNDADLVLQAALDGEGLAQLAGYQVCDHMKAGRLVACLPQHAPEDRGHYVCYLSRQQLPSRIRVFVDYMIAAIRSLDFECGDDNRIGASAATR; encoded by the coding sequence ATGAACGTCACGCCCTTCCCACAAGCCGCCCGCGTGGGTGCCGATGCGCTCACCTCGAGCTTCTCCGCCAGTTACGCCGGCGTGATCGCCTTTATTGCGGTCGTCAACGAAGGAAGCTTCGCACGTGCCGCCGATCGCCTTGGCATCGGTCGTAGCGCGGTGAGTCGTAGCGTGCAGAAGCTGGAGCAACAGGTCGGTGCACGGCTGTTTTCACGCACCACGCGCAGCACGTCGCTCACGCCGGAGGGCTCGTTGTTTTTCGAGAACTGCCAGCCAGGCGTCGAGCGAATCGCCCAGGCGCTGGAGGACATGCGTGAGCTGCGTGAGGGCCCGCCGCGCGGGCGGCTGCGCATCAGTGCCGCGGTCGGGTTTGGCCGCAAGGTGGTGGCGCCGCTGCTTCATGGCTTCCGCGCCGCTTACCCCGATGTCGCCGTGGAGCTGCTGCTGGATGACCGCCCGGCGGATTTCATCACCGATCATGTGGATGTCGCCTTCCGCAATGGCCGCATGGAGGATAGCCAGGTGATCGCGCGGCAGATCGTGCCGATGCGCATGTTCCTGTGTGCCTCGCCCGGCTACCTGGCGCGGTACCCCGCGCCCCGTTCGCTGGATGACATTGCCGCGCACGAATGCCTGGGTTACCGGCTGACAAATGGGCGCACGTTCGACTGGGAATTCCGCGTGGATGGCCGTGACAAGAAAGTGCGCCCGGCCTCCATGCTGTCGTTCAACGATGCCGACCTGGTGTTGCAGGCGGCCCTGGATGGGGAAGGGCTGGCGCAGCTTGCCGGTTACCAGGTGTGTGACCACATGAAGGCGGGGCGCCTGGTCGCATGCCTTCCCCAGCATGCCCCGGAAGACCGTGGGCACTACGTGTGCTACCTGAGCCGCCAGCAACTGCCCTCGCGTATTCGCGTGTTCGTGGATTACATGATCGCAGCCATCCGCTCGCTCGATTTTGAATGCGGTGACGACAATCGCATTGGTGCATCCGCGGCAACACGGTGA